From a single Eleginops maclovinus isolate JMC-PN-2008 ecotype Puerto Natales chromosome 20, JC_Emac_rtc_rv5, whole genome shotgun sequence genomic region:
- the LOC134882439 gene encoding delta-type opioid receptor, producing the protein MLTQNSTGSEDLLGNSSDTSLGNVERVLVPILDVLILLLGVSGHTMVIVILCGRRRSGIGAQSPQSSMTGTGTDALLLALSAADLLLLSMLPFHTAAVAMQQWPFGDFMCRLVGFLGSACSSASAFTLAMLAVSRYLTVVRPARAFNLLSSCRVSIAAVLLWVPACCLAIPQLVFRSVGTPRRTPDGLACFAFQTHKDQLIYGLFHFLVAFLLPLVTIAVAYGSIFMFLLRRQHAGRAPQVERYQSKVTQTSAMLVLAFTLCWLPSYGLTLALLADESSGATGASPRNGPFTVFARLMATSSTVMNPILYVLMSQKFRQDLLKLFKRGGHTASVSVTMAAA; encoded by the coding sequence ATGCTGACACAGAACTCTACAGGTTCAGAGGATCTGCTCGGGAACAGCAGTGACACCTCACTGGGGAATGTGGAGAGAGTCCTGGTACCGATATTAGATGTACTGATTCTGCTGCTGGGAGTTAGCGGTCACACCATGGTGATAGTGATCCTGTGTGGAAGGCGGAGAAGTGGGATTGGAGCACAGTCCCCTCAAAGCTCCATGACAGGCACAGGAACTGATGCCCTCCTGCTGGCTCTGAGCGCAGCAGACCTGCTCCTGCTCTCAATGCTTCCCTTCCACACTGCTGCCGTAGCCATGCAGCAATGGCCTTTTGGAGACTTTATGTGTCGTCTGGTGGGCTTCTTGGGCTCTGCCTGCTCCTCAGCAAGCGCCTTCACACTGGCCATGCTGGCTGTGTCTCGCTATCTGACTGTGGTGCGGCCTGCCAGAGCCTTCAACCTTCTGTCCTCATGCCGGGTGTCTATAGCAGCAGTACTCCTCTGGGTTCCGGCCTGCTGCCTGGCCATCCCCCAGCTGGTTTTTCGCTCTGTGGGAACCCCCCGTCGAACACCTGATGGCCTCGCTTGCTTTGCTTTCCAGACCCACAAAGACCAACTGATCTACGGATTGTTTCACTTCCTCGTGGCCTTCTTGCTTCCACTGGTAACCATTGCGGTGGCTTATGGCAGCATCTTCATGTTTCTGTTGCGGAGGCAGCATGCAGGCAGGGCCCCTCAAGTAGAACGCTATCAGAGCAAAGTGACTCAGACGTCGGCCATGCTGGTGCTGGCTTTCACCCTGTGCTGGCTGCCGTCTTACGGCCTGACGCTGGCCTTATTGGCGGATGAAAGCTCAGGGGCCACTGGTGCCTCTCCACGTAATGGCCCCTTCACTGTATTTGCGCGCCTCATGGCTACCTCCTCTACAGTGATGAACCCCATCCTCTATGTACTGATGTCCCAAAAGTTCAGACAAGACCTGCTGAAGCTGTTCAAAAGGGGAGGACATACAGCCAGTGTTTCTGTGACTATGGCTGCTGCCTGA